The following DNA comes from Bradyrhizobium sp. SK17.
AGTCGGCAAGGTCGGTCGCAGTGGCATAGCCCTCGCCGGCCGCGGCCTTCATCTTTGCTTCGTCGGGCACCAGATCCTCGACCATGCCGGTCATGGCGCGGATCGCGAGCGACAGCGCCTCGAACGCCTCCATCGCGCCCTGCTTGTCCTCCTGCATGTCCTTTTGATAGGCGAGCGGCAGGCCCTTCATCACGATCAGGAGCGCGGTGAGCGCACCGATCACACGGCCGGTCTTGGCGCGCACCAGCTCGGCCGCGTCCGGATTGCGCTTCTGCGGCATGATCGACGAGCCGGTGGTGAACTTGTCGCTGAGCTTGACGAGGCCGACGAGCGGCGAGGTCCAGATCACGATCTCTTCGGCGAAGCGCGACATGTGCACCGCGCAGATCGCGGCGGCCGACAGCGTCTCCAGCACGAAATCGCGATCCGATACCGCGTCGAGCGAATTGGCCATCGGACGGTCGAAGCCGAGCGCCTTGGCGGTCGCAGTGCGGTCGATCGGAAACGAGGTGCCGGCGAGCGCGGCGGCGCCGAGCGGCGATTCGTTCAGCCGCTTGCGCGCGTCGGCAAAGCGGCCACGGTCGCGGCCGGCCATCTCGACATAGGCCAGCAGATGATGGCCGAAGGTGACGGGCTGCGCGGTTTGCAGATGGGTGAAGCCCGGCATCACGGTTCCGGCATGCTCCAGCGCGCGGGTCACCAGCGCCTGCTGGAACGCGGCCAGCGCCGCGTTCGTCTCGTCGATCGTGTCGCGGACATAGAGCCGGAAATCGGTGGCGACCTGGTCGTTGCGCGAGCGTGCGGTGTGCAGCCGGCCCGCGGCCGGCCCGATCAGCTCGGACAGCCGCGACTCCACGTTCATATGGATGTCCTCGAGCGCACGCTTGAAGTCGAAATCGCCCTTGCCGATTTCTGACAAAATCGTGTCTAGACCTTTACCGATATTTTTCGCATCAGCTGAGGTGATGATGCCCTGCGCGGCGAGCATCGCGGCGTGGGCCTTGGACGCGGCAATGTCCTGGGCATAAAGGTGACGGTCGACGTCGATGGAGACGTTGATTTCCTCCATGATCGCGTCGGGACGCTCCGAGAACCGGCCGCCCCACATCTTGTTGCTCATGACATCTCGCTCACGAATTTGCATTTCAGGCCTTGCTGTTTCATTGGCCGTAGCGCGAAACAGGATGGCGGTTCCGAACGTATTCCCGGCACTGCATAGCCATAACTGACCCAGGATGACAAACGATATGCCCGAGACGCCCCCATCTGAGCCGACCGCCAAGCCGACTGCCAAGCGGCGCATACCGCTGGTGATCGGCGCCGTGCTGGTCGGAGCCGTGATCGGCTATGTCGGGGTCTCCAGCCTCAGGCATCCCCCCGGCGGCGACGTGGCCTGCAACGGCGCGGTCGCACTGGCCAAGAAGATCGCCCCGCTCGCCCATGGCGAGGTCGCGGCGCTGACCATGGCCACCACGCCGTTGAGGATACCGGACCTCGCCTTCGAGGACGCCAACGGCCAGCCGAAGAAACTCTCGGATTGGCGCGGCAAGACCGTGCTGGTCAATCTGTGGGCCACCTGGTGCGTACCCTGCCGCAAGGAGATGCCGGCGCTCGACAGCCTGCAAACCAAGCTCGGCGGCAAGGATTTCGAGGTGGTCGCGATCAACATCGACACCCGCGACCCGGACAAGCCGAAGAACTTCCTGAAAGAGGCCAATCTGACCAATCTCAGCTATTTCAGCGATCAGAAAGCCAAGGTTTTTCAGGATCTTAAGAACATAGGCAAGGCGCTCGGCATGCCGACCTCGGTGCTGGTCGACGGCCAGGGCTGCGAGATCGCCAATATCGCCGGCCCCGCCGAATGGGCGAGCGACGATGCGATCAAGCTGGTGAAGGCGGCGCTAGCCCCGGCCGCGGCGGGGTTCTGATCAGGCGACGGCGTTGAGGTTGCCGCCGATTCCGGGCGACAGATTCGCGGTCGAAGGCGTGCCGAGCAGGGTCTGAACCGCGAACTTTTCCGCGTCGAGGTTTTGCTTGGTCACGCGGGTCGCGATCTCACCTTGCAGGTTGCCCTGCTGCATCGACAGGATGCTGGTGACCATGCTCATCATGTCCATACGCGGTACTCCCAAGTGCAACTTGACGTAGCGCGCGAAAGTTAATGCTTGGGTAACG
Coding sequences within:
- a CDS encoding putative motility protein; this translates as MDMMSMVTSILSMQQGNLQGEIATRVTKQNLDAEKFAVQTLLGTPSTANLSPGIGGNLNAVA
- the argH gene encoding argininosuccinate lyase, which gives rise to MSNKMWGGRFSERPDAIMEEINVSIDVDRHLYAQDIAASKAHAAMLAAQGIITSADAKNIGKGLDTILSEIGKGDFDFKRALEDIHMNVESRLSELIGPAAGRLHTARSRNDQVATDFRLYVRDTIDETNAALAAFQQALVTRALEHAGTVMPGFTHLQTAQPVTFGHHLLAYVEMAGRDRGRFADARKRLNESPLGAAALAGTSFPIDRTATAKALGFDRPMANSLDAVSDRDFVLETLSAAAICAVHMSRFAEEIVIWTSPLVGLVKLSDKFTTGSSIMPQKRNPDAAELVRAKTGRVIGALTALLIVMKGLPLAYQKDMQEDKQGAMEAFEALSLAIRAMTGMVEDLVPDEAKMKAAAGEGYATATDLADWLVRTLKMPFRDAHHVTGRIVGLASSKGVALHELPLAAMQEVEPKITAEALKVLSVESSVKSRTSFGGTAPKNVMAQAKAWAKRLEKERKLG
- a CDS encoding TlpA disulfide reductase family protein — protein: MPETPPSEPTAKPTAKRRIPLVIGAVLVGAVIGYVGVSSLRHPPGGDVACNGAVALAKKIAPLAHGEVAALTMATTPLRIPDLAFEDANGQPKKLSDWRGKTVLVNLWATWCVPCRKEMPALDSLQTKLGGKDFEVVAINIDTRDPDKPKNFLKEANLTNLSYFSDQKAKVFQDLKNIGKALGMPTSVLVDGQGCEIANIAGPAEWASDDAIKLVKAALAPAAAGF